One genomic region from Pseudorca crassidens isolate mPseCra1 chromosome 11, mPseCra1.hap1, whole genome shotgun sequence encodes:
- the PCED1B gene encoding PC-esterase domain-containing protein 1B, protein MVHLLASEVRQLLHNKFVVILGDSVQRAVYKDLVLLLQKDCLLTLSQLKAKGEYSFEQDELVQGGKQGRMHNGTHYREVRQFCSGQHLVRFYFLTRVYSDYLEAILEELHSGEHDPDLVIMNSCLWDLTRYGEDSWPNYLQNLESLFGRLRQVLPESCLLVWNTAMPVGNNINSGFLPPELRPAASTLKTNVIEANFYSSVEAQKHGFDVLDLHFHFRRHTGKYLQPDGVHWNERAHRHLSQLLLAHVADAWGVELPQRDPVGKCIKDGPARGGPGRRLERQRPACRDQPAFPPPHRPLPLPGCCPLLPTPSPRPPQFPLLPPKPRPIPLQQVTPPFLVCPQDADFSSDRPFQSDQFSLNHFHSDILPSTQTEFAFDGDFMFSPQPPRPPFPQPCYQQRAPVVHRGFPRYCPRGPYLPWRGRPRNSKRRAPAYREPRPQ, encoded by the coding sequence ATGGTCCACCTGCTCGCCTCCGAAGTACGGCAGCTACTTCACAACAAGTTCGTGGTCATCCTGGGGGACTCGGTCCAGAGGGCCGTGTACAAGGACCTGGTGctcctgctgcagaaggactgtcTGCTCACACTCAGCCAGCTCAAGGCCAAGGGAGAGTACAGCTTCGAGCAGGACGAGCTGGTGCAGGGGGGCAAGCAGGGCCGCATGCATAACGGCACCCACTACCGCGAGGTGCGCCAGTTCTGCTCCGGCCAGCACCTGGTGCGCTTCTACTTCCTGACGCGCGTGTACTCCGACTACCTGGAAGCCATCCTGGAGGAGCTGCATTCGGGTGAGCACGACCCGGACCTGGTCATCATGAACTCCTGCCTCTGGGACCTCACCAGGTACGGGGAGGACTCCTGGCCGAACTACCTGCAGAACCTGGAGAGCCTGTTTGGGCGCCTGCGCCAGGTGCTGCCCGAGTCGTGCCTCCTGGTTTGGAACACGGCCATGCCTGTGGGCAACAACATCAATAGCGGCTTCCTCCCGCCCGAGCTCCGACCCGCGGCCTCCACACTGAAAACCAACGTGATTGAGGCCAACTTCTACAGCTCTGTCGAGGCCCAAAAGCACGGCTTCGATGTGCTGGACTTGCACTTCCACTTCCGCCGCCACACAGGGAAGTACCTGCAGCCCGACGGGGTGCACTGGAACGAGCGAGCGCACCGGcatctctcccagcttctgctgGCCCACGTGGCCGACGCCTGGGGGGTGGAGCTGCCCCAGCGTGACCCAGTGGGCAAGTGCATCAAGGATGGCCCCGCGAGGGGAGGACCTGGCCGGAGACTTGAGAGGCAGCGTCCGGCCTGCAGAGATCAACCGGCCTTCCCTCCTCCGCACCGACCCTTGCCTCTGCCTGGGTGCTGCCCCCTGCTCCCCACGCCATCTCCCCGCCCACCCCAGTTCCCACTTCTGCCCCCAAAACCCCGTCCCATCCCCCTTCAGCAGGTGACACCCCCGTTCCTTGTCTGTCCCCAAGATGCCGATTTTTCTTCAGACCGTCCTTTCCAATCGGATCAGTTCTCCTTGAACCATTTCCATTCAGATATTCTCCCATCTACCCAGACAGAATTTGCCTTCGATGGTGACTTTATGTTTAGTCCCCAGCCGCCTAGgccccccttcccccaaccctgtTATCAGCAGCGGGCCCCTGTGGTCCATAGGGGTTTTCCCCGGTATTGTCCCCGTGGCCCCTACTTGCCCTGGAGAGGGCGGCCCAGAAATTCCAAGAGAAGGGCCCCAGCCTATAGAGAGCCAAGGCCTCAATAG